A region of Bifidobacterium adolescentis ATCC 15703 DNA encodes the following proteins:
- a CDS encoding serine hydrolase, whose product MGRHSNYPRWASEQSRAAFDGRRRITVAVIAAVCVVAVALAGCAIAIAGARRHGAASSAAAVAKTETPAVKGADGSAKSAEPNEPTKPATRGETAAEHTALDRKQTPKADERKTQTAERQTLLAALQSQLSGKTAQYQGSWQVYVEDLDSGATAVVNSHQSYSASVVKLMVMLAVFQKVSEGTLAEDASLDGLLEQMITVSSNEATNALVERLGSGNINAGFGVVNSVAAQYGFNESHLNSRMGDLSNYSTKQTSVADQGRFLAAAYRGQLVSAGYSKRMTDIMSRQTRRAKIPAGLPQGVACANKTGEAPGVENDSAIVYGEHPYVIAVMSSDVPDSSAAQAQIRDISSTVWASLQ is encoded by the coding sequence ATGGGACGTCACTCCAATTACCCCCGATGGGCTTCGGAACAATCCAGGGCCGCGTTTGACGGGCGCCGCCGAATCACCGTCGCGGTGATCGCAGCCGTTTGCGTGGTCGCCGTGGCGCTCGCCGGCTGCGCCATTGCAATTGCGGGAGCGCGACGCCATGGCGCGGCCTCTTCCGCTGCGGCCGTGGCGAAGACTGAGACCCCCGCCGTCAAAGGGGCGGACGGCTCCGCCAAATCGGCCGAACCGAACGAACCGACCAAGCCGGCCACGCGTGGCGAAACGGCGGCGGAGCATACCGCGCTCGATCGCAAGCAGACCCCGAAAGCAGACGAACGCAAGACGCAGACGGCCGAACGGCAGACGCTGCTGGCCGCGCTGCAATCGCAATTATCCGGAAAAACCGCGCAATACCAAGGTTCCTGGCAGGTGTACGTCGAAGACCTCGACAGCGGGGCCACAGCCGTGGTCAACAGCCACCAATCGTATTCGGCAAGTGTCGTCAAACTCATGGTCATGCTCGCCGTCTTCCAGAAGGTGTCGGAGGGCACGCTCGCCGAAGACGCCTCGCTGGACGGGTTGCTGGAACAGATGATCACAGTCAGTTCGAACGAGGCCACCAACGCGCTGGTGGAGCGGCTCGGCTCCGGAAACATCAACGCCGGATTCGGCGTGGTCAACTCGGTGGCCGCGCAATACGGGTTCAACGAATCGCATTTGAACAGCCGGATGGGCGATCTGTCCAATTATTCCACCAAGCAGACGTCCGTGGCGGATCAGGGGCGATTCCTCGCCGCCGCCTACCGTGGGCAGCTGGTGTCCGCCGGCTACAGCAAACGCATGACCGACATCATGTCCAGGCAGACCCGCCGCGCCAAAATCCCGGCCGGACTGCCGCAAGGCGTGGCGTGCGCGAACAAAACCGGTGAGGCTCCGGGCGTGGAGAACGATTCCGCGATCGTCTACGGCGAACATCCGTACGTGATTGCCGTCATGAGTTCCGACGTGCCCGATTCCTCGGCCGCGCAGGCTCAGATCCGCGACATCTCCTCCACGGTGTGGGCCTCCCTGCAGTAG
- a CDS encoding serine/threonine-protein kinase: protein MEASRSIPPQIPGYTLIKRLGSGSEADVYLYQQLSPARQVAIKISKNTLDPRAAVRFRSEANFMGQISTHPYILSVYENGVTVNGRGYTVFEYAPGGNYKTFLEHGRLTADQMLTVGIDLASALFTAHRKGIIHRDIKPSNILINAHNMPMLADFGIAGTVYGRPGVGFTIAWAAPEVLAQGGGGNESSDIYSLGATLFAMLIGQSPYEYFYADVLGDSQRQVRAERLKSVILNNPLPKLNRSDVPAEVEWVLRKALSRAPEDRYYSALEFARDMQRVQQALYGRAVQTTVEGVPDYPQNMYAQTSTFDQSAPVAKQHARWVKPLAVTVAAAAAVVVMALAFVTVVMPNMDAASDNSKVQVQNHGAQNHAEDDPDSAITSGSVPSVQDLTGEYTADSKVRFTWVNPSPKDGDSYAWSLVGDSGTDPNAQGTTTESTSIEIDPADGAQTCVQVSLVRADRQMSENPMIACAAKP, encoded by the coding sequence ATGGAAGCCTCAAGGAGCATTCCCCCTCAGATTCCCGGCTACACACTGATCAAACGGCTGGGCTCCGGTTCCGAAGCCGACGTGTACCTGTACCAGCAGCTTTCCCCGGCCCGTCAGGTGGCCATCAAAATCAGCAAGAACACGCTCGACCCACGTGCCGCGGTCCGCTTCCGTTCCGAAGCGAATTTCATGGGGCAGATCTCCACACACCCCTACATTCTTTCCGTCTATGAGAACGGCGTGACCGTCAACGGGCGCGGCTACACCGTGTTCGAATACGCTCCGGGCGGCAATTACAAGACGTTCCTCGAGCATGGCCGTCTCACCGCCGACCAGATGCTCACCGTCGGTATCGATCTGGCGAGCGCGCTGTTCACCGCGCATCGCAAAGGCATCATCCATCGAGACATCAAGCCCAGCAATATTCTCATCAACGCGCACAATATGCCCATGCTCGCCGATTTCGGCATCGCCGGGACCGTCTATGGGCGTCCGGGTGTCGGCTTCACCATCGCGTGGGCCGCGCCGGAGGTGCTTGCCCAAGGCGGTGGCGGCAATGAATCGTCCGATATCTATTCGCTTGGCGCCACGCTGTTCGCCATGCTGATCGGCCAATCGCCGTACGAGTATTTCTATGCCGATGTGCTGGGCGATTCCCAACGGCAGGTGCGGGCCGAACGGCTCAAGTCCGTCATTCTCAACAATCCGCTGCCCAAACTCAACCGTTCCGACGTGCCGGCCGAAGTGGAATGGGTGTTGCGTAAGGCTTTGAGCCGTGCGCCCGAGGATCGTTACTATTCCGCGTTGGAGTTCGCGCGCGACATGCAGCGCGTGCAACAGGCCTTGTATGGCCGTGCCGTGCAGACCACCGTCGAGGGTGTGCCGGATTATCCGCAGAACATGTACGCGCAGACTTCCACATTCGACCAGTCCGCCCCGGTTGCGAAGCAGCATGCCCGGTGGGTGAAGCCGTTGGCCGTCACGGTTGCTGCGGCGGCCGCCGTGGTCGTGATGGCGTTGGCGTTCGTCACCGTCGTCATGCCGAATATGGATGCGGCTTCCGACAACAGCAAGGTGCAGGTGCAGAACCATGGCGCCCAGAACCATGCCGAGGACGATCCCGATTCGGCGATCACGTCGGGCAGTGTGCCGAGCGTGCAGGATCTTACGGGCGAATACACCGCCGACAGCAAAGTGCGGTTCACGTGGGTCAATCCTTCGCCGAAGGATGGCGATTCGTACGCGTGGTCGCTGGTCGGCGATTCGGGAACCGACCCGAACGCGCAGGGCACCACCACGGAGTCGACGAGTATCGAAATCGATCCGGCCGACGGCGCGCAGACGTGCGTGCAGGTGAGTCTGGTTCGCGCGGACCGGCAGATGTCCGAGAATCCCATGATCGCGTGCGCGGCCAAGCCGTGA
- a CDS encoding zinc-ribbon domain-containing protein, which produces MFCPSCGVHNDQNARFCTNCGLTLQTQAGGRPADGTMVDGNADGTMVDGAPSSVLTPQPGPVVPPVVSPTVSPAVPPTVPNGPLPPPAKQGKSGGVGMIIVAAIVVIAILIGGTVWYLNTSNSNGVQPATQSQETTKPKKKAKKADGKSSDKSGESDKSDKTGGSGKSSKAGESDESDKPGKSGKTDASKERDRRSNRILDKSSTDSIVDGYSTIDVGVSVMNEDGLRSYSSRNASLSFVAAGLYLPAWLDYRDTYGDRPDAYADSLTGMNNGSANGLIDAVGGESDLNEWLSDNKYYRTRFERDYGDVKASQNGYENYASPDDAARMLNEMAENGDDGLMNYDIASEGVVIPSGATVHAHRGQGIKDSYNYFMVISNGKKKVSVAVMTQNQGRAVAAQLASRMLDKVWNTMLRN; this is translated from the coding sequence ATGTTTTGTCCATCCTGCGGCGTTCACAACGATCAGAACGCACGATTCTGCACTAACTGCGGTCTGACATTGCAGACGCAGGCCGGCGGCCGTCCCGCGGACGGAACCATGGTGGATGGCAACGCTGACGGCACCATGGTCGACGGCGCACCCTCCAGCGTGTTGACGCCGCAACCCGGACCGGTCGTTCCTCCGGTCGTATCGCCGACCGTGTCGCCCGCTGTGCCGCCGACCGTGCCGAACGGCCCATTGCCGCCACCTGCGAAGCAAGGCAAATCGGGCGGCGTTGGGATGATCATCGTGGCGGCCATCGTGGTCATCGCCATTCTCATTGGCGGAACCGTCTGGTATCTGAACACGTCGAATTCGAACGGGGTCCAGCCGGCCACGCAATCGCAGGAAACGACGAAGCCGAAGAAGAAAGCCAAGAAGGCGGACGGCAAATCGTCGGACAAATCGGGCGAGTCGGACAAGTCGGATAAAACCGGCGGATCCGGCAAATCAAGCAAGGCTGGCGAGTCGGATGAATCGGACAAGCCAGGCAAATCCGGCAAAACCGACGCTTCGAAGGAACGGGACCGGCGGTCCAATCGCATACTGGACAAAAGCTCGACCGATTCCATCGTCGACGGCTACTCCACCATCGATGTGGGCGTTTCGGTCATGAACGAAGACGGACTGCGCAGCTATTCGTCGCGCAACGCGAGCCTGTCGTTCGTCGCCGCCGGTCTGTACCTGCCGGCATGGCTCGACTATCGTGACACCTACGGTGATAGGCCCGACGCGTACGCCGATTCGCTGACCGGCATGAACAACGGATCGGCCAACGGGCTGATCGATGCGGTCGGTGGCGAAAGCGACCTCAACGAATGGCTCAGCGACAACAAGTACTACCGCACGCGGTTCGAACGCGACTACGGAGACGTCAAAGCGTCGCAGAACGGCTACGAGAACTACGCGTCGCCCGATGACGCGGCCCGCATGCTGAATGAGATGGCGGAGAACGGAGACGACGGCCTCATGAACTACGACATCGCCTCCGAAGGCGTGGTCATTCCGTCCGGCGCGACCGTTCACGCGCACCGCGGCCAAGGCATCAAAGACTCCTACAACTACTTCATGGTGATCTCCAACGGCAAGAAGAAGGTCTCCGTGGCGGTTATGACGCAGAACCAGGGCAGAGCCGTGGCCGCCCAGCTCGCATCGCGCATGCTGGACAAGGTGTGGAACACTATGCTCAGGAATTAA
- a CDS encoding PD-(D/E)XK nuclease family protein codes for MMDVDDLDDVTLVAGAPRSGKTRFALDMLVAAMKRHGDAYAVMTVSGRQVADRLGDTVIRELSAISQARPVTTLPAVAFRIMTAVRSHAGQPLPKLLNGAEQDVVIRRVLARHAEHAEHGDECSTCALLRTYFVVADWSGMVVDDATDAFANQLRDMLARMNEIGAKPELEDALISRAADEHGTLDERRERLRVQWRLAFALRAEYNQAINEAYPDQYRLDASQLMIDAAAAVNEAETSDLPKLVIVDDFQDATLAGFDFLTALRNRGVRLLLVGNPDEAVQTFRGSYPEYLFNMAQSRLGARLVRLEPSHMAEGTDLAAVTSRVSLTIASTESTDDALANRPGKMPAIAIPETHDGSLEAAMYRSTVEELDDVVWKIKTEHLEHGRDWNDMAVIAHDNATVRTFGERLRADGVPVRYSSVTRPLKDEPFVQGLFSMIELAELKRQGIATSSMNLDTAGAYVRSRVASIMNSPLITTPGERPARLCVVESAMNALGSLATVLHDDTADPTTSDTSGRALLPQLIDDWNDYVEAFHTARAAASASDAENAADMGLPAIDTDDRLMTGERAAEDADEPSFGMNALYILLLEGDTDRVLDAIASVLGRKDPQAQAFARLWKALDDTLRSEARLTSHEPQYMLDCAWQAFGKAEIWQKTALRNNAEGRAANDRLDTAMRLFSYASGGESNGVTAAHTIDAFIEQVRALAIEADSLAHTAPIDQAVTLTTPAGAAGKHWKLVFMPAFQQGQWPNLSPRNTLFGGEELADIMLHGRLSDDIVTSAGRENAQLAAVLASEQKSLLVALTRADERVTVSAVLNEDHVPSDFLYGYLPEWFDRDRDADAETRVYTAVGEAGEYAGLEADPRGLVAAARSVLAHAPADSPQARDAAQALALLASHGIAAANPDNWAFLTGHAGADDMTEIDGKMESDGKTEHADKAKLIEQPESIEKTDGQSDVVTLSPSAVDSLWACPVCWMLENRFAGPRMGSAATSFGSLIHTVAQQATEAGLDLPQNHTAVSDEDNIDEITQWMIGRYKTLRGDLNAIDDPEERYKALGKDAKASVALRNIATYFVKSNRTGYPSNNTENITVGTLDHAEAERQFAARFDFDDILDAYNAIDGNAPISRDELIAIMGALVGGWPETGMSDRLTVRLSGRIDRLEHRRTADGREQVRLIDYKTGKVPNGRSLFSDLQLVCYQLGLAFPEHGGKRGAQAIATMPDITQSALFHVMEYAAPAPRKGQGDEAYHQQALFAGGSINAGDFIPRKYVPKMASVFTSGLDDVERPAQVSEEHWKQLLESRSKMTVWSLTMISRVFYAAAASRATRITARPTVEHVGYCRTYGSGVCPACQGEQNTVFERTVA; via the coding sequence ATGATGGATGTGGACGATCTCGATGACGTGACATTGGTTGCGGGGGCACCCCGCAGCGGCAAGACCCGGTTCGCGCTGGACATGCTGGTCGCCGCGATGAAGCGGCATGGCGACGCGTACGCCGTGATGACGGTCTCCGGCAGACAGGTGGCCGACCGGCTCGGCGACACCGTGATCCGCGAACTGTCCGCGATCTCGCAGGCGCGCCCCGTCACCACCCTGCCAGCCGTCGCGTTCCGCATCATGACCGCCGTGCGATCGCATGCCGGACAACCCCTGCCGAAACTGCTCAACGGGGCCGAACAGGACGTGGTCATCCGCCGTGTGCTCGCCAGGCATGCCGAACATGCCGAGCACGGCGACGAATGCTCCACCTGCGCGCTATTGCGCACCTACTTCGTGGTCGCCGACTGGTCGGGCATGGTGGTGGACGACGCCACCGACGCCTTCGCCAACCAGCTGCGCGACATGCTTGCCCGCATGAACGAGATCGGCGCGAAACCGGAACTCGAAGACGCGCTGATTTCCCGCGCTGCCGACGAGCACGGCACGCTCGACGAACGACGCGAACGACTGCGCGTGCAATGGCGGCTCGCCTTCGCGCTGCGCGCCGAATACAACCAGGCCATCAACGAGGCATATCCGGACCAATACCGTCTCGACGCCTCGCAGCTCATGATCGACGCCGCGGCCGCCGTGAACGAAGCCGAAACGTCCGACCTGCCGAAACTCGTCATCGTCGACGATTTCCAGGACGCCACACTCGCCGGCTTCGACTTTCTCACCGCATTGCGCAACCGTGGCGTGCGTCTGCTGCTCGTCGGCAACCCCGACGAGGCGGTGCAGACGTTCCGCGGATCGTACCCTGAATATCTGTTCAACATGGCGCAATCGCGATTGGGCGCGCGACTGGTACGGCTGGAACCGTCCCATATGGCCGAAGGCACGGACCTGGCCGCGGTGACGAGCCGCGTGAGCCTGACCATCGCCAGCACGGAATCGACCGACGACGCGCTGGCGAACCGCCCCGGCAAAATGCCGGCCATCGCCATACCGGAGACGCACGACGGCAGTCTTGAAGCCGCGATGTACCGTTCCACCGTCGAAGAACTCGACGACGTGGTGTGGAAAATCAAAACCGAACATCTCGAACACGGCCGCGACTGGAACGACATGGCCGTGATCGCCCACGACAACGCCACCGTGCGCACGTTCGGCGAACGGCTACGCGCCGACGGCGTGCCCGTACGCTATTCGAGCGTGACCCGCCCCCTCAAGGACGAACCGTTCGTGCAGGGCCTGTTCTCCATGATCGAACTGGCCGAACTGAAACGGCAAGGCATCGCCACCTCGTCCATGAACCTCGACACGGCCGGCGCATACGTGCGCTCACGCGTCGCATCAATCATGAACTCGCCGCTGATCACCACCCCCGGCGAACGTCCGGCTCGGCTGTGCGTGGTCGAATCGGCGATGAACGCGCTCGGCTCGCTGGCCACGGTTTTGCATGACGATACAGCCGATCCGACCACGTCCGACACGTCCGGACGCGCGCTGCTGCCACAGCTGATCGACGATTGGAACGATTACGTCGAAGCCTTCCACACCGCACGCGCGGCGGCATCGGCGTCGGACGCGGAAAACGCTGCCGACATGGGCCTGCCGGCAATCGACACCGACGACCGGCTGATGACGGGAGAGCGTGCCGCTGAGGACGCGGACGAACCATCCTTCGGCATGAACGCGCTGTACATCCTGCTATTGGAAGGCGACACCGACCGCGTGCTCGACGCGATCGCCTCCGTACTGGGCCGCAAAGACCCCCAAGCGCAAGCCTTCGCACGCCTGTGGAAAGCGCTCGACGATACCCTGCGGTCGGAGGCACGCCTGACATCCCACGAACCGCAATACATGCTCGACTGTGCATGGCAGGCGTTCGGCAAAGCCGAAATCTGGCAGAAAACGGCGTTGCGCAACAACGCCGAAGGCCGCGCGGCCAACGACCGGCTCGACACCGCGATGCGCCTGTTCAGCTACGCGTCCGGCGGCGAATCGAACGGCGTGACGGCAGCGCACACCATCGACGCGTTCATCGAACAGGTCCGCGCGCTCGCCATCGAAGCCGACTCCCTGGCGCACACCGCGCCGATCGATCAGGCCGTGACGCTCACCACGCCCGCCGGAGCTGCCGGAAAACATTGGAAACTAGTATTCATGCCTGCGTTCCAACAAGGCCAATGGCCGAACCTCTCACCGCGCAACACCCTGTTCGGCGGGGAGGAACTCGCCGACATCATGCTGCATGGACGACTGTCCGACGACATCGTCACCTCCGCAGGCCGCGAAAACGCGCAGCTCGCCGCGGTGCTCGCCTCCGAACAGAAAAGCCTCCTTGTGGCGCTCACCCGCGCCGATGAGCGCGTGACGGTAAGCGCGGTCCTCAACGAAGACCATGTGCCGTCCGACTTCCTCTACGGCTACCTGCCGGAATGGTTCGACCGCGACCGGGATGCCGATGCGGAAACACGCGTGTACACGGCGGTCGGCGAGGCCGGCGAATACGCGGGACTGGAGGCCGACCCGCGTGGCCTGGTCGCCGCCGCGCGAAGCGTGCTGGCCCATGCGCCGGCCGATTCCCCCCAAGCGCGCGATGCCGCGCAAGCCTTGGCGTTGTTGGCATCGCATGGCATCGCCGCCGCGAATCCCGACAATTGGGCGTTCCTTACGGGACATGCGGGAGCCGACGATATGACGGAAATCGACGGCAAGATGGAATCTGACGGAAAAACGGAGCATGCCGACAAGGCGAAGCTTATCGAACAACCGGAATCCATCGAAAAAACAGACGGCCAATCCGACGTGGTCACCCTTTCTCCATCCGCCGTGGACAGTTTGTGGGCGTGCCCGGTGTGCTGGATGCTGGAGAACCGTTTCGCCGGCCCACGCATGGGCAGCGCGGCCACCAGCTTCGGCTCGCTCATCCACACCGTCGCGCAACAGGCCACCGAAGCCGGCCTCGACCTGCCCCAAAACCACACCGCAGTAAGCGACGAGGACAACATCGACGAAATCACCCAATGGATGATCGGCCGATACAAGACCCTACGTGGCGACCTCAACGCCATCGACGACCCCGAGGAACGGTACAAGGCGCTCGGCAAGGACGCGAAGGCGTCGGTCGCATTGCGCAACATCGCCACATATTTCGTCAAGTCGAACCGTACGGGATACCCGTCGAACAACACCGAAAACATCACCGTGGGAACGTTGGACCATGCCGAAGCGGAACGGCAGTTCGCCGCGCGATTCGACTTCGATGACATCCTCGACGCCTACAACGCCATCGACGGCAACGCTCCGATCTCCCGCGACGAACTCATCGCCATCATGGGCGCGCTCGTCGGCGGCTGGCCGGAAACCGGCATGAGCGACCGGCTCACCGTACGCCTGTCGGGCAGAATCGACCGTCTTGAACACCGCCGTACCGCCGACGGCCGCGAACAGGTACGGCTGATCGACTACAAAACCGGCAAAGTGCCGAACGGACGCTCCCTGTTCAGCGACCTGCAGCTCGTCTGCTACCAGCTGGGCCTCGCATTCCCGGAACACGGCGGAAAACGCGGCGCGCAGGCGATCGCAACCATGCCGGACATCACCCAAAGCGCCCTGTTCCACGTCATGGAATACGCGGCCCCCGCGCCACGCAAAGGGCAAGGCGACGAAGCGTACCACCAGCAGGCGCTGTTCGCCGGCGGAAGCATCAACGCGGGCGATTTCATACCCCGCAAATACGTGCCCAAAATGGCCAGCGTCTTCACCAGCGGCCTCGACGACGTCGAACGGCCGGCGCAGGTCAGCGAAGAACATTGGAAGCAACTTCTGGAATCGCGGTCGAAGATGACGGTATGGTCGCTGACCATGATCTCCCGCGTCTTCTATGCGGCCGCGGCGAGCCGGGCCACCCGCATCACCGCGCGTCCGACCGTGGAACACGTCGGATACTGCAGAACGTACGGCAGTGGGGTCTGCCCGGCCTGCCAAGGCGAGCAGAACACCGTATTCGAAAGGACCGTGGCATGA